Proteins encoded by one window of Mycolicibacterium cosmeticum:
- a CDS encoding ester cyclase, whose protein sequence is MTDNREVFKDLVRRNTEQVQGGGDFTVFDELFADGFTDHTPQPGITPDKEGVRALYTGLRTAFPDLHAEIHWQTVDDDKVTTFKTYRGTHHGEFLGIAPTGRPISFDTVDVFRVHNGQLTDHWGVANLLGVLIQLDSLPGQTTL, encoded by the coding sequence ATGACCGACAACCGTGAGGTCTTCAAAGACCTGGTCCGACGCAACACCGAGCAAGTCCAAGGCGGCGGCGACTTCACCGTGTTCGACGAACTGTTTGCCGACGGCTTCACCGACCACACACCTCAACCCGGCATCACCCCCGACAAAGAAGGTGTCCGAGCCCTCTACACCGGATTACGCACAGCGTTCCCGGACCTGCACGCCGAAATCCACTGGCAGACAGTCGACGACGATAAAGTCACCACCTTCAAGACCTACCGTGGCACCCACCACGGAGAATTCCTCGGCATCGCCCCCACCGGCCGACCCATCTCGTTTGACACCGTCGATGTCTTCCGAGTCCACAACGGCCAACTCACCGACCACTGGGGAGTAGCCAACCTCCTCGGAGTCCTCATCCAACTCGACTCACTACCCGGCCAAACAACCCTCTGA
- a CDS encoding DUF3566 domain-containing protein gives MTSPKEPGHSRASEGPGSANGAAGTPGAVPEGEVPPWQRGPAARANTGRPAEGSNAGRPAEASIAGRPAEGARPADGGTRPAHPQGVDARLNRFIAGGNAPARETPAGPPQNPPRETEVLPTRTERPEAARPENYASELPDLSGPPPRPARATAAESRPAPPPGRVQVANRKQGPVRASMQIRRIDPWSTLKVSLVLSAALFFVWMIAVAFLYLVLGGMGVWSKLNSNVGDLLTSNSGTGGELVSSGTIFGGAALIGLVNIVLLTAMATAGAFIYNLTTDLVGGVEVTLADRD, from the coding sequence GTGACGTCACCGAAGGAACCCGGCCACTCGCGGGCAAGCGAGGGCCCCGGCAGCGCAAACGGCGCCGCCGGGACGCCGGGTGCCGTACCCGAGGGTGAAGTGCCCCCGTGGCAGCGCGGACCGGCGGCCCGGGCCAACACCGGTAGGCCGGCGGAAGGGTCGAATGCCGGTAGGCCGGCGGAAGCGTCGATTGCCGGCCGGCCGGCGGAAGGCGCCCGTCCCGCCGACGGCGGGACCCGGCCGGCGCACCCCCAGGGGGTGGACGCCAGGCTCAACCGGTTCATCGCCGGGGGTAACGCACCGGCCCGGGAGACGCCTGCCGGTCCTCCGCAGAACCCGCCGCGCGAAACCGAGGTGTTGCCCACCCGCACCGAGCGGCCGGAGGCCGCACGGCCGGAGAACTACGCCAGCGAGCTGCCGGACCTGTCCGGACCGCCGCCGCGGCCGGCCCGGGCCACGGCGGCCGAATCCCGGCCCGCTCCCCCGCCCGGGCGGGTGCAGGTGGCCAACCGTAAGCAAGGTCCGGTGCGGGCCAGCATGCAGATCCGACGCATCGATCCGTGGAGCACGCTGAAGGTGTCGCTGGTGCTCTCGGCCGCGCTGTTCTTCGTCTGGATGATCGCCGTGGCGTTCCTCTACCTGGTGCTCGGCGGTATGGGCGTGTGGAGCAAGCTGAACAGCAACGTGGGCGATCTGCTCACCAGCAACAGCGGTACCGGCGGCGAATTGGTGTCCAGCGGAACGATTTTCGGCGGTGCCGCGTTGATCGGCCTGGTGAACATCGTGCTGTTGACCGCGATGGCGACCGCCGGTGCGTTCATCTACAACCTCACCACCGACCTGGTGGGCGGGGTGGAGGTGACGCTGGCCGATCGGGATTAG
- the gyrA gene encoding DNA gyrase subunit A, with translation MTDTTLPPGDGTSDRIEPVDIQHEMQRSYIDYAMSVIVGRALPEVRDGLKPVHRRVLYAMYDSGFRPDRSHAKSARSVAETMGNYHPHGDASIYDTLVRMAQPWSLRYPLVDGQGNFGSPGNDPAAAMRYTEARLTPLAMEMLREIDEETVDFIPNYDGRVQEPTVLPSRFPNLLANGSGGIAVGMATNIPPHNLNELAEAVYWCLENHEADEEATLAAVCERVKGPDFPTSGLIVGTQGINDTYTTGRGSIRMRGVVEIEEDSRGRTSIVITELPYQVNHDNFITSIAEQVRDAKLTGISNIEDQSSDRVGLRIVVELKRDAVAKVVLNNLYKHTQLQTSFGANMLSIVDGVPRTLRLDQMIRYYVAHQLDVIIRRTRYRLRKANERAHILRGLVKALDALDEVIALIRASANADVARSGLMELLDVDEIQAQAILDMQLRRLAALERQRIVDDLAKIEAEIADLEDILAKPERQRAIVRDELKEIVEKHGDERRTRIIAADGDVTDEDLIQREDVVVTITETGYAKRTKTDLYRSQKRGGKGVQGAGLKQDDIVNHFFVCSTHDWILFFTTQGRVYRAKAYDLPEASRTARGQHVANLLAFQPEERIAQVIQIKSYEDAPYLVLATRNGLVKKSKLIDFDSNRSGGIVAINLREGDELVGAVLCSAEDDLLLVSANGQSIRFSATDEALRPMGRATSGVQGMRFNEDDRLLSLNVVREGTYLLVATAGGYAKRTDIEEYTVQGRGGKGILTIQYDRRRGSLVGALIVDDDTELYAITSGGGVIRTAARQVRKAGRQTKGVRLMNLGEGDTLIAIAHNAEESDEAEAVEAEAGEAEVVDVEGDQAAGDESTDA, from the coding sequence ATGACTGACACCACGTTGCCCCCCGGCGACGGCACGTCCGATCGCATCGAACCGGTCGACATCCAGCACGAGATGCAGCGCAGCTACATCGATTACGCGATGAGCGTGATCGTCGGCCGCGCGCTGCCCGAGGTGCGCGACGGTCTCAAGCCGGTGCACCGGCGGGTGCTGTACGCCATGTACGACTCCGGGTTCCGGCCGGACCGCAGCCACGCCAAATCGGCGCGCTCGGTGGCCGAGACGATGGGTAACTACCACCCGCACGGCGACGCGTCGATCTACGACACCCTGGTCCGGATGGCCCAGCCGTGGTCGCTGCGCTACCCGCTGGTCGACGGTCAGGGCAACTTCGGCTCACCGGGCAACGACCCGGCCGCCGCCATGCGGTACACCGAGGCCAGGCTGACGCCGCTGGCCATGGAGATGCTGCGCGAGATCGACGAGGAGACAGTCGATTTCATCCCGAACTACGACGGCCGCGTGCAGGAGCCGACGGTTCTGCCCAGCCGGTTCCCCAACCTGCTGGCCAACGGATCCGGCGGTATCGCCGTCGGGATGGCCACCAACATCCCGCCGCACAACCTCAACGAGCTCGCCGAGGCCGTGTACTGGTGCCTGGAGAACCACGAGGCCGACGAAGAGGCCACCCTGGCCGCGGTCTGCGAGCGGGTCAAGGGCCCCGACTTCCCCACCAGCGGCCTGATCGTCGGCACCCAGGGCATCAACGACACCTACACCACGGGACGCGGATCGATCCGGATGCGCGGTGTGGTCGAGATCGAGGAGGACTCGCGCGGGCGCACCTCGATCGTCATCACCGAGCTGCCCTACCAGGTCAACCACGACAACTTCATCACCTCGATCGCCGAGCAGGTCCGCGACGCCAAGCTGACCGGCATCTCCAATATCGAGGACCAGTCCAGCGACCGCGTGGGTCTGCGCATCGTGGTGGAGCTCAAGCGCGACGCCGTGGCCAAGGTCGTGCTGAACAACCTCTACAAGCACACCCAGCTGCAGACCAGCTTCGGTGCCAACATGCTGTCCATCGTCGACGGCGTGCCGCGCACCCTGCGGCTAGACCAGATGATCCGGTACTACGTTGCGCACCAACTCGATGTGATCATCCGGCGCACCCGGTACCGGCTGCGCAAGGCCAACGAACGCGCCCACATCCTGCGCGGTCTGGTCAAGGCGCTGGATGCCCTCGACGAGGTGATCGCGTTGATCCGGGCGTCGGCCAACGCCGACGTCGCCCGCAGCGGCTTGATGGAGCTGCTCGACGTCGACGAGATCCAGGCCCAAGCCATCCTCGACATGCAGCTGCGCCGGCTGGCCGCCCTGGAACGGCAGCGCATCGTCGACGACCTGGCCAAGATCGAGGCCGAGATCGCCGACCTCGAGGACATCCTGGCCAAGCCGGAGCGCCAGCGCGCCATCGTGCGTGACGAGCTCAAGGAGATCGTCGAGAAGCACGGTGACGAACGTCGCACCCGGATCATCGCCGCGGACGGTGACGTCACCGACGAGGACCTCATCCAGCGCGAGGACGTCGTCGTCACCATCACCGAGACGGGCTATGCCAAGCGCACCAAGACCGACCTGTACCGCAGCCAGAAGCGCGGCGGTAAGGGTGTGCAGGGCGCGGGTCTCAAGCAGGACGACATCGTCAACCACTTCTTCGTGTGCTCGACGCACGACTGGATCCTGTTCTTCACCACGCAGGGCCGGGTGTACCGGGCCAAGGCCTACGACCTGCCGGAGGCGTCGCGCACGGCCCGTGGCCAGCACGTGGCCAACCTGCTGGCCTTCCAGCCCGAGGAACGCATCGCCCAGGTCATCCAGATCAAGAGCTACGAGGATGCGCCCTACCTGGTGCTGGCCACCCGCAACGGTCTGGTGAAGAAGTCGAAGCTGATCGACTTCGACTCGAACCGCTCCGGCGGCATCGTCGCCATCAACCTGCGCGAAGGCGACGAACTGGTCGGTGCCGTGCTGTGCTCGGCCGAGGACGATCTGCTGCTGGTCTCGGCCAACGGGCAGTCCATCCGGTTCTCGGCCACCGACGAGGCGCTGCGGCCGATGGGTCGCGCCACCTCGGGTGTGCAGGGCATGCGGTTCAACGAGGACGACCGGCTGCTGTCGCTCAACGTGGTCCGTGAGGGCACCTACCTGCTGGTCGCCACCGCCGGCGGATACGCCAAGCGCACCGATATCGAGGAGTACACGGTGCAGGGCCGCGGCGGTAAGGGCATCTTGACCATCCAGTACGACCGGCGCCGCGGCAGCCTGGTGGGTGCGCTGATCGTCGACGACGACACCGAGTTGTACGCCATCACCTCCGGCGGCGGGGTGATCCGCACGGCGGCGCGTCAGGTGCGCAAGGCCGGCAGGCAGACCAAGGGCGTGCGCTTGATGAACCTCGGTGAGGGCGACACACTGATTGCCATCGCACACAACGCGGAGGAATCCGACGAGGCCGAAGCTGTCGAAGCGGAAGCCGGTGAGGCCGAAGTTGTCGACGTGGAAGGCGATCAGGCCGCAGGCGACGAGTCGACCGACGCGTAG
- the gyrB gene encoding DNA topoisomerase (ATP-hydrolyzing) subunit B, with protein MAAQNEYGADSIKVLEGLEAVRKRPGMYIGSTGERGLHHLVWEVVDNAVDEAMAGFATKVDVRLLEDGGVQVTDDGRGIPVAMHATGIPTIDVVMTVLHAGGKFEEGAYQVSGGLHGVGVSVVNALSTRLEADVRTDGHEWFQTYDRSVPGTLRQGEKTKKTGTTIRFWADPDIFETTTYDFETIARRLQEMAFLNKGLTIELTDERVTPEEVVDEVVGDTAEAPKSAEEKAAEAAAPHKVKHRTFHYPGGLVDFVKHINRTKTAIQPSVIDFDGKGPGHEVEVAMQWNAGYSESVHTFANTINTHEGGTHEEGFRAALTTVVNKYAKDKKLLKDKDPNLTGDDIREGLAAVISVKVAQPQFEGQTKTKLGNTEVKSFVQKICNEELQHWFDANPAEAKTIVNKAVSSAQARIAARKARELVRRKSATDIGGLPGKLADCRSTDPSKSELYVVEGDSAGGSAKSGRDSMFQAILPLRGKIINVEKARIDRVLKNTEVQAIITALGTGIHDEFDITKLRYHKIVLMADADVDGQHISTLLLTLLFRFMKPLVENGHIFLAQPPLYKLKWQRSEPEFAYSDRERDGLLEAGKKAGKRINTDDGIQRYKGLGEMDAKELWETTMDPSVRVLRQVTLDDAAAADELFSILMGEDVEARRSFITRNAKDVRFLDV; from the coding sequence GTGGCTGCCCAGAATGAGTACGGTGCCGATTCGATCAAAGTGCTCGAAGGCCTCGAAGCGGTCCGCAAACGTCCTGGCATGTACATCGGCTCCACCGGCGAACGTGGTCTGCACCACCTGGTCTGGGAGGTCGTCGACAACGCCGTAGACGAGGCGATGGCCGGTTTCGCCACCAAGGTGGATGTCCGCCTGCTCGAGGACGGCGGGGTGCAGGTCACCGACGACGGCCGCGGTATCCCGGTGGCCATGCACGCCACCGGAATTCCCACCATCGACGTGGTCATGACGGTGCTGCACGCCGGCGGCAAGTTCGAAGAGGGCGCCTACCAGGTGTCCGGTGGTCTGCACGGCGTCGGCGTCTCGGTGGTCAACGCGCTGTCCACCCGCCTGGAGGCCGATGTCCGCACCGACGGCCACGAATGGTTCCAGACCTACGACCGGTCGGTGCCCGGCACCCTGCGCCAGGGCGAGAAGACCAAGAAGACCGGTACCACCATCCGGTTCTGGGCCGACCCGGACATCTTCGAGACCACCACCTACGACTTCGAGACCATCGCCCGGCGCCTGCAGGAGATGGCGTTCCTCAACAAGGGCCTGACCATCGAACTCACCGACGAGCGGGTCACTCCCGAAGAAGTGGTCGACGAGGTGGTCGGTGATACCGCCGAGGCGCCCAAGTCCGCGGAGGAGAAGGCCGCCGAGGCGGCGGCACCGCACAAGGTCAAGCACCGGACCTTCCACTACCCCGGCGGCCTGGTCGATTTCGTCAAGCACATCAACCGCACCAAGACCGCGATCCAGCCCAGCGTCATCGACTTCGACGGCAAGGGCCCCGGCCACGAGGTCGAGGTCGCCATGCAGTGGAATGCCGGCTACTCGGAGTCGGTGCACACGTTCGCCAACACCATCAACACCCACGAGGGCGGTACCCACGAAGAGGGATTCCGCGCCGCGCTGACCACCGTGGTGAACAAGTACGCCAAGGACAAGAAGCTCCTCAAGGACAAGGATCCCAACCTCACCGGCGACGACATCCGGGAGGGTCTGGCCGCGGTCATCTCGGTGAAGGTGGCCCAGCCTCAGTTCGAGGGTCAGACCAAGACCAAACTCGGTAACACCGAGGTCAAGTCCTTCGTGCAGAAGATCTGCAACGAGGAACTGCAGCACTGGTTCGACGCCAACCCGGCGGAAGCCAAAACCATTGTCAACAAGGCGGTTTCGTCCGCGCAGGCGCGCATCGCCGCCCGCAAGGCGCGGGAGTTGGTGCGCCGCAAGAGTGCCACCGACATCGGCGGCCTGCCCGGCAAGCTGGCCGACTGCCGCTCCACCGACCCGAGCAAGTCCGAACTGTACGTGGTCGAGGGTGATTCGGCCGGCGGCTCGGCCAAGAGCGGCCGGGACTCGATGTTCCAGGCCATCCTGCCGCTGCGCGGCAAGATCATCAACGTCGAGAAGGCGCGCATCGACCGCGTGCTGAAGAACACCGAAGTCCAGGCGATCATCACCGCGCTCGGTACCGGTATCCACGACGAGTTCGACATCACCAAGCTGCGCTACCACAAGATCGTGCTGATGGCCGACGCCGACGTCGACGGCCAGCACATCTCCACCCTGCTGCTGACGCTGCTGTTCCGCTTCATGAAGCCGCTGGTGGAGAACGGGCACATCTTCCTGGCGCAGCCGCCGCTGTACAAGCTGAAATGGCAACGCAGCGAACCGGAATTCGCCTATTCGGACCGCGAGCGCGACGGTCTGCTGGAGGCCGGCAAGAAGGCCGGCAAGCGGATCAACACCGACGACGGGATCCAGCGCTACAAGGGTCTGGGTGAGATGGACGCCAAGGAGCTGTGGGAGACCACCATGGATCCGTCGGTGCGGGTGCTGCGCCAGGTCACCCTCGACGACGCCGCCGCGGCCGACGAACTGTTCTCCATCCTGATGGGCGAGGACGTCGAGGCGCGCCGCAGCTTCATCACCCGAAATGCCAAAGACGTTCGCTTCCTTGACGTTTAG
- a CDS encoding DUF721 family protein: protein MSDPAQDSSPEDPRDMVRRVLEEARGAARSQGKDVGRGRTSPARRTGQAGKRRSWSGPGPDVRDPQPFGSATRDLAQSRGWSKQVAEGSVLGQWKVVVGADIADHAVPTALRDGVLTVAAESTAWATQLRMMQAQILAKIAAAVGDGVVTSVKILGPQAPSWKKGRYHIAGRGPRDTYG from the coding sequence ATGAGCGACCCGGCGCAAGATTCGTCACCCGAAGATCCGCGCGACATGGTGCGCCGGGTGCTCGAGGAGGCCCGCGGTGCCGCGCGCAGCCAGGGCAAGGATGTGGGACGTGGCCGGACGTCGCCGGCGCGGCGCACCGGCCAGGCCGGGAAACGACGCAGCTGGTCCGGACCCGGACCCGATGTGCGTGATCCACAGCCGTTCGGGTCCGCCACCCGGGACCTGGCGCAATCACGCGGCTGGTCCAAACAGGTGGCCGAGGGGTCGGTGCTGGGTCAGTGGAAGGTGGTGGTCGGCGCCGATATCGCCGATCACGCGGTGCCGACGGCGCTGCGCGACGGCGTGCTCACCGTCGCCGCCGAATCCACCGCGTGGGCCACCCAGCTGCGGATGATGCAGGCGCAGATCCTGGCCAAGATCGCCGCCGCCGTCGGGGACGGCGTGGTGACCTCGGTGAAGATCCTCGGACCGCAGGCCCCGTCCTGGAAGAAGGGCCGCTATCACATCGCCGGCCGGGGTCCACGAGACACGTACGGATAG
- the recF gene encoding DNA replication/repair protein RecF (All proteins in this family for which functions are known are DNA-binding proteins that assist the filamentation of RecA onto DNA for the initiation of recombination or recombinational repair.) — protein sequence MYVRHVVLTDFRSWPRADLELGPGQTVFVAPNGYGKTNLVEALWYLATLGSHRVATDAPLIRAGAERAVLSAIVANDGREMAVDLEITTGRANKARLNRSPVRSPREVLGVLRAVLFAPEDLALVRGDPGERRRYLDEVATTRRPRIAGVRADYDKVVRQRTALLKTAGPARHRGDSGMLDTLEVWDGHLASHGAQLLSARIELVNELGPEVEKAYQLLAPASRPASIRYRSGTEAVEAAAAAGTVDPAVYETALLEELARRRSAELERRVCLVGPHRDDLELRLGDQPAKGFASHGESWSMALGLRLASYELLRTDGTDPVLLLDDVFAELDSARRQALAKVAASAEQVLVTAAVPDDLPGNWDARRIMVGMRDDDTGRISEVLA from the coding sequence TTGTACGTACGTCATGTGGTGTTGACGGATTTCCGTTCGTGGCCGCGGGCCGATCTCGAGCTGGGTCCCGGCCAGACGGTGTTCGTCGCACCGAATGGCTACGGTAAGACGAATCTCGTTGAGGCGCTGTGGTATCTCGCGACCCTCGGATCACACCGGGTGGCCACCGATGCGCCGCTGATCCGGGCCGGCGCGGAGCGAGCGGTGCTCTCGGCGATCGTCGCCAACGACGGCCGGGAAATGGCGGTCGATCTGGAGATCACCACCGGCCGGGCCAACAAGGCCCGCCTGAACCGCTCGCCGGTGCGCAGTCCGCGTGAGGTGCTCGGCGTGCTGCGCGCGGTGCTGTTCGCCCCCGAGGATCTGGCGCTGGTGCGCGGCGACCCGGGCGAGCGCCGCCGCTATCTGGACGAGGTGGCCACCACGCGGCGACCGCGGATCGCCGGTGTCCGCGCCGACTACGACAAGGTGGTCCGGCAGCGAACCGCCCTGCTGAAAACGGCCGGACCCGCCCGCCACCGTGGCGACTCCGGCATGCTGGACACCCTCGAGGTCTGGGACGGGCATCTGGCCTCCCATGGGGCACAACTTCTTTCGGCTCGTATCGAGCTGGTCAACGAGCTGGGACCGGAAGTGGAGAAGGCCTACCAGTTGTTGGCGCCGGCGTCGCGACCGGCCTCCATTCGGTACCGCAGCGGCACCGAGGCGGTGGAGGCCGCGGCGGCCGCCGGCACCGTCGACCCGGCGGTGTACGAAACTGCGCTGCTCGAGGAGCTGGCCCGGCGCCGCTCGGCCGAGCTGGAGCGCCGTGTGTGCCTGGTCGGGCCCCATCGCGACGACCTGGAACTGCGCCTCGGTGATCAACCCGCCAAAGGCTTTGCCAGCCACGGCGAATCCTGGTCGATGGCGTTGGGCCTGCGGTTGGCGTCCTACGAATTGCTCCGGACCGACGGGACGGACCCGGTGTTGTTGCTCGACGACGTGTTCGCCGAGCTGGACAGTGCGCGCCGGCAGGCGCTGGCCAAGGTCGCGGCGTCGGCCGAGCAGGTGTTGGTGACCGCGGCGGTACCCGACGACCTGCCAGGAAATTGGGATGCGCGGCGGATAATGGTCGGGATGCGTGACGACGACACGGGACGGATATCGGAGGTGCTGGCATGA
- the gnd gene encoding phosphogluconate dehydrogenase (NAD(+)-dependent, decarboxylating): MQLGLVGLGKMGFNMRERLRSGGHEVIGYDPRPEVTDVPSLTGLAEALTAPRIVWVMVPSGDITHQTIVELAEHLEPGDLVIDGGNSRYTEDAPHAKLLGDKGISFIDAGVSGGIWGLTEGYGLMVGGSDEDVARAMPIFDTLRPAGDVADGFVHAGPVGAGHFTKMVHNGVEYALMTAYAEGYELLAAEPLVKDPAAVYQAWSNGTVVRSWLQELLAKALKEDPGLANITGYTDDSGEGRWTVEEAIRLRVPVPGIAASLFARFLSRQEDSPTMKAVSALRNQFGGHAVQRVHESG; this comes from the coding sequence ATGCAGCTCGGGTTGGTCGGCCTGGGAAAAATGGGTTTCAACATGCGGGAGCGGCTGCGCAGCGGCGGCCACGAGGTGATCGGTTACGACCCCCGCCCCGAGGTCACCGACGTGCCCAGCCTGACCGGGTTGGCCGAGGCACTGACCGCGCCCCGGATCGTCTGGGTGATGGTGCCCTCCGGTGACATCACCCACCAGACCATCGTGGAACTCGCCGAGCACCTCGAGCCAGGAGACCTGGTCATCGATGGCGGCAACTCGCGCTACACCGAGGACGCTCCACACGCAAAACTGTTGGGCGACAAGGGAATCTCCTTCATCGATGCCGGCGTGTCGGGTGGTATCTGGGGGTTGACCGAAGGGTACGGCCTGATGGTCGGCGGCAGCGATGAGGACGTCGCGCGGGCCATGCCGATCTTCGACACGCTGCGGCCGGCGGGCGACGTCGCGGACGGATTCGTGCACGCCGGACCGGTCGGTGCCGGTCACTTCACCAAGATGGTGCACAACGGCGTCGAATACGCGCTGATGACCGCATACGCCGAAGGGTACGAACTGCTGGCGGCCGAGCCGTTGGTCAAGGACCCGGCCGCGGTGTACCAGGCCTGGTCCAACGGCACCGTGGTGCGATCGTGGCTGCAGGAACTGCTGGCCAAGGCCCTCAAGGAAGATCCCGGCCTGGCCAATATCACCGGCTACACCGACGATTCGGGCGAAGGTCGGTGGACCGTCGAGGAAGCCATCCGGCTGCGCGTACCGGTGCCGGGCATTGCTGCCTCGTTGTTCGCCAGATTCCTTTCCCGCCAAGAAGATTCACCGACCATGAAAGCCGTTTCGGCGCTGCGCAACCAATTCGGCGGGCATGCGGTGCAACGGGTTCACGAGTCGGGCTGA
- the dnaN gene encoding DNA polymerase III subunit beta, translating into MVTTSVGLTDLKFRLVREDFADAVAWVARNLPSRPTVPVLAGVLLTGSDDGLTISGYDYETSAEIRVPAEIASPGSVLVSGRLLSEITRSLPAKPVDVSVEGTRVSLSCGSARFSLPTMAVEDYPSLPALPDETGVVSADLFGQAIGQVAVAAGRDDTLPMLTGIRVEISGEKVVLAATDRFRLAVRELTWSTAVAGVEAAVLVPAKTLADAAKAGTAGTEVHLALGAGAAVGKEGLLGIRSNGKRTTTRLLDAEFPKFRQLLPTEHTAIATVGVAELTEAIKRVALVADRGAQVRMEFDADVVRLSAGADDVGRAEEDLPVQFAGEPLTIAFNPGYLTDGLSSLHSERVTFGFTTPSRPAVLRPAGDNDETVGSSGPFPAADTDYVYLLMPVRLPG; encoded by the coding sequence GTGGTGACGACGAGTGTTGGTCTCACCGATTTGAAATTCCGCCTGGTACGCGAAGACTTTGCCGACGCCGTTGCCTGGGTCGCCCGTAACCTGCCGAGCCGCCCGACCGTTCCGGTCCTGGCTGGTGTGCTGCTCACCGGCTCCGATGACGGGCTGACGATTTCCGGATACGACTACGAAACCTCGGCCGAGATTCGCGTTCCCGCTGAGATCGCCTCTCCCGGAAGCGTTTTGGTGTCCGGGCGGCTGCTCTCGGAGATCACGCGGTCGTTGCCGGCCAAGCCCGTCGATGTCAGCGTCGAGGGCACCCGGGTTTCGCTGAGCTGCGGAAGTGCCCGCTTCTCGCTGCCCACCATGGCGGTGGAGGACTACCCGTCCTTGCCGGCGCTGCCGGACGAAACCGGTGTGGTGTCGGCCGATCTGTTCGGTCAGGCCATCGGCCAGGTCGCGGTGGCCGCCGGGCGCGACGACACGCTGCCCATGCTGACCGGTATCCGCGTCGAGATTTCGGGCGAGAAGGTGGTTTTGGCCGCGACGGACCGGTTCCGGCTCGCGGTCCGCGAACTGACCTGGTCGACGGCGGTGGCCGGCGTCGAGGCCGCGGTGCTGGTGCCGGCCAAGACCCTGGCCGACGCGGCGAAGGCCGGGACCGCGGGCACCGAGGTGCACCTGGCACTCGGCGCCGGCGCGGCGGTCGGCAAGGAGGGCCTGCTGGGGATTCGGTCCAACGGCAAGCGCACCACCACCCGCCTGTTGGACGCCGAATTCCCGAAGTTCCGGCAGTTGCTGCCGACCGAGCACACCGCGATCGCCACCGTCGGGGTCGCCGAACTGACCGAGGCCATCAAGCGCGTGGCGCTGGTCGCCGACCGCGGCGCCCAGGTCCGGATGGAATTCGACGCCGATGTGGTGCGGCTGTCCGCCGGCGCCGACGATGTCGGTCGCGCCGAGGAAGACCTGCCGGTGCAGTTCGCCGGCGAGCCGTTGACCATCGCCTTCAACCCCGGATATCTCACCGACGGGTTGAGTTCGTTGCACTCCGAGCGTGTGACGTTCGGCTTCACGACACCGAGCCGTCCCGCGGTGTTGCGGCCGGCGGGCGACAATGATGAGACCGTCGGATCGTCCGGACCGTTCCCGGCCGCCGATACCGACTACGTCTATTTGTTGATGCCGGTTCGTCTTCCTGGCTGA